The genomic stretch CCGAGCACGCCCGGGTCCGGGCCTTCCACCGGTCGCTGCGCGACCAGCCCCACCGTTGAAGGACCACCCTTCCCCCCACGCCTCGCCGGCTCGGCGCGGAACCCTGAAGGGCGGCCGTTCAGCACGCTGCGGGGCTCGGTAGCTTCGCCCCGTGCGCGTGCTCGTGATCGGCTCCGGTGCCCGGGAGCACGCCCTGTGCGTGGCTCTGTCCTCCGACGCCGGGGTGTCCGCCCTGGCCTGCGCCCCGGGCAACGCCGGCACCCGTGCACTGGCCGAACCCTTCGCCCTCGACGTCGCCGATCCGGTCGCCGTCTCGGCGCTCGCCGCCGACTGGCGGGCCGACCTGGTGGTCATCGGGCCCGAGGTGCCGCTGGTCGCCGGGGCCGTCGATGCCGTGCGCGATGCGGGCATCGCCTGCTTCGGCCCGTCGCGGCAGGCGGCGCAGCTCGAGGGCAGCAAGTCCTTCGCCAAGCACGTCATGGCCGCCGCGGGCGTCCCGACCGCCCGGTCGTGGCCGGTCGGCGGGCCCGCCGAGCTGGAGACCGCACTCGATGAAGTGACCGCGGTGGCCTCGGGAGCGCCCTACGTCGTCAAGGACGACGGGCTGGCCGCGGGCAAGGGCGTGCTGGTGACCCCCGACCGGGACGCCGCCGCGGCCCACGGCCGGGCGGTGCTCGACGCCGGGCACTCGGTGCTGGTCGAGGAGTACCTGGACGGCCCGGAGGTGTCGCTGTTCGCGGTCACCGACGGGACGACGGTCGTCCCGCTCGTGCCCGCACAGGACTTCAAGCGCAGGGACGACGGGGACCGCGGACCGAACACCGGCGGCATGGGCGCCTACGCGCCGCTGCCGTGGGCGCCACCGGGGCTGGTCGACGAGGTCCTCGCCACGGTGCTGCAGCCGACCGTCGACGAGATGGCCCGCCGCGGCGAGACGTTCAGCGGGCTGCTCTACGCGGGCCTGGCGCTCACCTCCCGGGGCGTCCGGGTGGTGGAGTTCAACGCCCGCTTCGGCGATCCGGAGACCCAGGTCGTGCTGCCGCTGCTGGAGACGCCGCTGGCCGGCCTGCTGCACGCGGCCGCCACCGGCACGCTGGCCCAGCACCCCCCACTGCGCTGGCGGCCGGGCTCCGCGGTGACCGTCGTCGTCGCCGCGCCGGGCTACCCGCAGGCACCCCGCACCGGCAGCCCGATCACCGGGGCCGAGGGCGAGGGCGTGCTGCACGCGGGCACGGCGGTCGCTGCGGACGGCTCGGTGGTCTCCGCCGGCGGGCGCGTGCTGTCGGTCGTGGGGCTGGGCCCCGATCTCGCGGCGGCCCGCCAGGCCGCCTACGAGCGCGTGGCGGCGTGCGGCTGGCCGATGCGCACTGGCGCACCGACATCGCGCTGGCCGCCGTCGAGGGGCGGATCGCCCTGCCGTGAGCGACACCGGTGCACGCGACGCCGACGCGATCTGGAACCGCGCCTGCGATCCCTTCCTGCCCTTCGACCACCCGGGGGACGCCGCGCTCGCCGCCGTCCTGCTGTGTCACGGGATGGCCATGAACGGCGGTCTGCTCTTCGCCGTGGAGGGCCTCGAGCCCGACCAGCGGGCACGGGCGGAGGCCGGCTTCCGCCTGCTCGGCCTGGACGCCGCAGCGGAGGCCGTCGCGGTGATCGGCCGCCGGGCGGCGGAGCTGCCGGCGGACGACCTGGCCGCGGCCGAGGCCCTGGAGGAGGAGGCGAACCGGCGCTACGACGAGGCGCTGCCCGAGTGGGACGAGACGATCGACCGGGCGTTCCGGGCCCACCTCGCCCGCCATCCGGAGGCCTACGCGCCCGCGTGAGGCTCAGCCCGCGCTGACCGCCGGCCGAGCCCGCTCGGGGCGTGGTTCGGGCGGGCGCGGGCCTTCGTGCCGGCGGCTCAGATAGGTGCCGGCGACGTTGGCGCAGGCCACCACGGGCACGGCGATCAGGGCGCCGAAGATGCCGGCGACCAGCAGCCCGGCGGCGATCGCGAGCACGACGGCCAGCGGGTGGACGTGCACGGCCCGGCCGAGCAGCAGGGGCTGGAGGACGTGCCCCTCGAGCTGCATGACCGCGATGACGATGCCGAGGGCGATCAGCGCCTTGATCGGCCCGACCGAGACCAGGGCGACCAGCACGGCGACCGAGCCGGCGAGGAACGACCCGATGATCGGGATGAACGCGCCCAGGAACACCAGGGCGGCCAGCGGGATCACCAGCGGCACGCCCAGGACCGCCAGGCCGATGCCGATGCCGACCGCGTCGACGAGCGCCACCGCGACCGTGGCCCGCACGTAGGAGATCAGCGTCCGCCAGGACCGGCGGGCCGCCTCGTCGAGGTAGGCGCGGGCGTCGCGCGGGAACAGGCCGACCAGCCAGAGCCAGATCGACCGGCCGTCCTTGAGGAAGAAGAACAGCGTGAACAACGCGAGGACGATGCCGGTGAAGACGTGGCCCACCGTCGTCGCAGTGCTGATCGCGCCGGTGGCCAGCTGCTCCTGGCTGCCGACCAGGAAGTCCTGCGCCTGCGTGACCGCGTCCTCCAGCTGGCCCTGCGTGATGGGGAAGGTCCGGACGACGAAGGACTCGACCTGGTCCAGCCCCTCGCTGACCTGCTCGGCGAGGTCGCTGAAGCCGGCGGTGAACCGCTCGACGACCAGCGTGATGATCCCGGCGACGACCGCGAGGCCGACGAGGAGCATGGTCGTGGCAGCGAGCCCCCGGGCCAGCCGCGACGTCGGAGGGCGGCGGCCCCCGGCTGCAGCAGGGCGGCCAGCAGCAGCGCGACGATGACCGGCACGACGACCACCGCGACGTGCGAGGCGGCGTACAGCAGCACGTAGAAGCCGGCGATCACCACGATCAGCCGCCAGGACCACGCCGCCGCCGTCCGCAGGCCGAACGGGACGTCGTCCTCCGCGTGACTGCGTCGAGGCGTGGGCCGGGGCGGACGCCGGACCCGGCCGCCCTCCGGGGTGCTGCGGGGCGGCGGGCCGCTGGCGCCCTCGGTGTCCAGGTCCGGTGCACCCTCCACCGGGCTGCCGAGGGGTGGTTCCTGGGCGTCCGCCGCGTCGGTCTCGTCGTCGTCGTACGGGGACTGCACGAAGTCGATCGGCGGCGGATCCCCGTGGTCGCCGTGCCAACCGTGGGGGTCGTGCTCGCGGGCGGCCCGGATGCGGGCACGCGCCCGAGAGCCGAGGTCACGTGCGCGTCGGAGCACTGCGCACCTCCCGCCGCCTGTAGGGGCCGTCCATGATCACGTTAGCCCTGCGGGAGGATGTCCTCGTGGTGCGACGAGCTGAGCTGTGGCGGGCGGTACCCCGATGATCGAGCGCTACACGCTCCCCGAGATGGGCCGGGTCTGGAGCGACCAGCACAAGTACGAGCTCTGGTGCAGGGTCGAGACCCTGGTCCTCGAGGCGCACGCGGCCGCCGGGCGGGTCCCGGCCGACGTGGTGGAGCCGGTGCGCAACGCCCCGCCGCCGACGCCGGAGCGGGTCGCCGAGATCGAGGAGACGACGCAGCACGACGTCATCGCCTTCCTCACCGCATGGGCGGACAACACGTCGCCGCGGTCGGCCGCCGCGTTCGTGCACCACGGCATGACGTCGTCCGACCTGCTGGACACCGCCCTCGCCGTCCAGCTCACCGACGCCACCGACGTCCTGCTGGCCAAGGCCGACCGGCTGGTCGCCGCGCTGCGCGACCACGGCCTGGCACACCGGGACACCATCAAGGTGGGCCGCACGCACGGTGTGCACGCCGAGCCGGACGTGTGGGGGCACCGCGTGGCCGACCTGGCCTTCGCCGCCGCACGCTCCCGGGACCGGCTGCGCGAGGCGCGGGCCCGCGTCGGCGTCGTCGCGATCTCCGGCGCGGTCGGCACCTACTCGCTCATCGACCCGTCGGTCGAGGCGCACGTGGCCGACGCGCTCGGACTGCGGCCCGCCGACGCCTCGACGCAGGTGGTGCTGCGCGACTCGATCAGCGAGTGGGTGTCGGCGCTGGCGATCATCGCGACCGTGTGCGAGGCGATCGCGCTGGAGGTGCGGCACGGCCAGCGCACCGAGGTGCGCGAGCTGTCCGAGGCGTTCGGGTCGGGCCAGAAGGGCTCGAGCGCGATGCCGCACAAGAAGAACCCCATCCGCTCCGAGCGGATCGCCGGGCTGGCGCGGGTCGTCCGGGCGGCGATCGTGCCGGTGATGGAGGGCATCCCGCTCTGGCACGAGCGCGACATCTCGCACTCGTCGACCGAGCGGGTCTTCCTGCCCGACGCGGCGATCACCACCGACTACCTGCTGGACCTGACCGCCGGCCTGGTCGAGAACCTGGTCGTCGACGTGGACCGGATGCGAGCGAACCTGGAGTCCACGGGCGGGCTGATCTACACCTCGTCGGTGCTGCTGGAGCTGGTCGAGGGCGGGCTGTCCCGCGAGGACGCCTACTCGCTGGTGCAGTCGGCGGCGATGGAGACGTGGAACTCGGGTGTGCCCTTCCGCGAGACACTGCGAGCCCGGGCAGCCTCCTCGGACGTGCAGCTGGACGAGGCGCGGCTGGACGAGATCTGCCGGCCGGAGCAGTACGTGGCCAACCTGGGTCCGCTGTTCGACCGGCTGGCCAAGCTGTCGTGATCGACCTGCCGCTCGTCGCCCGGGGCAAGGTGCGGGAGATCTACGACGCCTCCTCCCCGGCCGCTCCCGACCGGCTGCTCCTGGTCGCCTCGGACCGGATCTCGGCCTACGACCACGTCCTGCCCACCCCGATCCCGGACAAGGGCAGGGTGCTCACCCAGCTGTCGGTCTGGTGGTTCGGCCAGCTCGCACCGGTGCTCGACTCGTTCGGGGCGTCGCACCACCTGGTCAGCGCGGACGACGTGCCGGAGGAGGTGGCCGGCCGCGGCATGCTCGTGCGCCGGCTGGAGATGCTGCCCGTCGAGTGCGTGGCGCGCGGCTACCTGTCCGGGTCGGGGACGGTCGAGTACTCGAGGACCGGCTCCATCCGGGACGTCGCCCTGCCCGCCGGCCTGGTCGAGGGCTCGCGGCTGCCGGCGCCGGTGTTCACGCCGTCGACCAAGGCCGCGGTGGGGGAGCACGACGAGGCGATCGACTTCTCCGCCGTCGTGGCGGCCGTCGGCGCCCGGCGGGCCGAACAGCTGCGCGAGCTGACCCTGGCCCTGTACTCGCGGGCGGCCGAGATCGCACTGGGCGCCGGCATCATCCTGGCCGACACGAAGTTCGAGTTCGGCCTGGCGGGGGACTCGCTGGTCCTCGGCGACGAGGTGCTCACGCCCGACTCGTCGCGCTTCTGGCCGGCCGCCACCTGGTCGCCCGGCGCGGTGCAGCCGTCGTACGACAAGCAGTTCGTCCGCGACTGGCTGACGTCGTCCGGGTGGGACCGCGTCTCGCCGCCGCCGGAGCTGCCGGACGACGTGGTCGCGGCCACCCGCGAGCGCTACGTCACCGCGTTCGAGCAGCTGACCGGGCAGACGTTCGCCTGACATGAGGCGGACCCGCGGCGGCATCGCCTACTTCACCGGCGGCGAGGGCGACTCGCTGCTCCTGGTTCTGCACGGCCTGGGCGCGACCGCGGCCGTGTGGCGGCGGCTGCTGCCGCTGGCGGACCAGTCGTGGCCCGGACGGTGGGCCGCACCTGATCTGCGCGGACACGGCCTCTCGGTGGCCGAAGCGCCGTACGGCTACGGCACGCACGCCGGCGACATGGCCGCGCTGGTGACCGAGCTGGGTGCCTCGCGGGTGACCGTGCTCGGGCACTCCTTCGGGGGCGTCGTCGGGGCCGTGCTCGGCAGCGGCCTGTTCGGCGTCCAGGTCGAGCGGGTGGTGGCACTGGGCGTCAAGATCGACTGGACGGTCGACGAGGTGGCCCGGACCCAGGCGATGTCGGTCCGTCCCGCCCAGGTCTTCGCGACTCCGGCGGAGGCCGCCGACCGGCACCTGAAGCTGGCCGGACTCGGCGGGTTGGTGGACCCGTCGGATCCGGTGGCGCGGGCCGGTGTCCGGCGGGCGGACCGGGGCTGGATGGCCGCCTTCGACCCGCGGGCCTTCGGCGCCGTCGGCCCGTCGGTGGAGACGATCCTGTCCCGCAGCGCGGCGCCGCTCCGGCTCGCCGCCGGCAGCGGTGACGCGATGGTGGGCATCGACGCCATGCGCCGCGTCGACCCTGGCGCGGTCGTCGTCGACGGCGCCGGCCACAACGCCCACTGGGAGGCCCCCGAGCAGGTCCTGCGGCTGCTCCACTAGCGCGCCAGATCTGCACACCGGCGGCCATCAGGCCCGGATGGTCACCACTTCGCACAACTCGTGCGAGGCTGTGGACGACGTCGGCGAGCGACGTGCCGGCGCCTGCAAGCTGCGTCGGTGCCGCCTCGCCCCGTTCGCTCCCGGCTGACCGGCCCGGCTACTCGCTCCGCTGCCGCCGCCGCAGGGATCTCCGCCTCGCAGCTCCGACATCCTGACGTCGTCCGGCTCTCCCGGGACACCTACCTACCTCGGTCGCTCCTCCACGATCTGCCCACGCGTATCTCTGCGGTACTGCTCACGGCGCCGGGGGAGGCCGTCATCAGCCACGTCACCGCGGCGGCGGTGTGGGGCTTGGCGATCCCGCTGCAGAAGGAGGACATCCGTGTCCATCTCACGGTCGCGACCGGGTCAGCACTGCGCAGCCGCGCCGACCGGAGCATCCACCGGAGCCCACTGGCCGCGTCGGAGGTCGTCGAACGGTCGGGGTTCCGGCTGACGACGCCGCAACGGACGTGGCGGGACCTCGCCGCCACGCTCGTCCCGGCGGCCCTCCTCGCCGTGACCGATCAGCTCCTCGCCCGCTGGTGCTCCGCCTCCGACGTGCGGGCGCAACTCGACCTGCGACCGTCCGGGCGTGGTTCGGCGCGTGCACGCGAGGTCCTGCCCATCGCCGACCCGCGGGCCGAATCGCCGATGGAGTCCGTGCTCCGCTGGCTCCTGCACGAAGCCGGTGTACCTGCACCCGAGCTGCAGTACGTGATCAGGACAGCGGAGGGAACGTTCCGCGCGGATCTCGCATGGCCCCGAGCCAAGCTGCTCGTCGAGTTCGACGGGGCGATCCACCGTGATGGGGACGTGTTCGTGCGCGACCTCCGCAGGCAGAACGCGCTCGTGGCGGCCGGCTGGACTGTCCTGAGGTTCAGCGGTGCGGATGTGCTGGGACGACCGCTCGATGTCGTCGCCGCGATTCTCCGGGCTCTTGGTGGATGAGTTCTGCGAAGTGGCGGCCATCAACCGCTGGTGACCGCCAGTGTGCAGATCTCGCGGGGGGCGGATCCGGCCCAGGTACCCTCGCTGCTGTGGCACGGGTGGTCGTCGACGTCGTCCTCAAGCCGGAGATCTCCGACCCTCAGGGTCAGGCGGTGCTCGGCGCGCTCGGCCGGCTCGGCCACGACAGCGTGACCAGCGTGCGCCAGGGCAAGCACTTCGTCCTCGACGTCGAGGGCACGCCCGACGAGGCCGAGCTGAAGCAGATCGCCGAGACCCTGCTCGCCAATCCCGTCATCGAGGACGTGGAACTCCACCTCCCCGCCGACTGAGATCCCCGGAGAAGAGTCATAGTGCGCATCGGTGTCATCACCTTCCCGGGCTCCCTGGACGACGTCGACGCCGCCCGCGCGGTGCGCCTCGCCGGGGGCGAGCCGGTCAGCCTCTGGCACGCCGACCACGACCTCAGGGACGTCGACGCGATCGTCCTGCCGGGTGGCTTCTCGTACGGCGACTACCTGCGGGCCGGGGCCATCGCGGCCCGGTCGCCGCTGATGCAGGACGTGGTCGGCGCGGCGAAGACCGGCCTCCCTGTCCTCGGCATCTGCAACGGCTTCCAGGTGCTCTGCGAGGCAGGCCTCCTGCCGGGCGCCCTGACCCGCAACAGCCACCTGCACTTCCGCAACCGCGACCAGGTGCTGGTCGTCGAGCGGGCCGACACCGCCTGGACCAGCGACTACGCCGAGGGCCAGCGGATCGTCATCCCCGTCAAGAACGGCGAGGGCCGCTACGTCGGGTCCGACGCCGACCTCGACCGGCTCGAGGGCGAGGGGCGGGTGGTCTTCCGCTACGCCGACGGCAACCCCAACGGGAGCTCCCGCGACATCGCCGGAGTGACCAGTGAGAACGGCCGGGTGGTCGGTCTCATGCCGCACCCCGAGCACGCGGTCGAGGACCTCACCGGCCCTAGCACCGACGGCCTCGGCTTCTTCACCAGCGTCCTGAAGGCGGTCGTGAACGCATGAGTCTCGACACCGTCGAGCTGGCCGCGACGTCCCCGGACGACGCGCAGCCCTACGCGGAGCTGGGCCTGAAGTCCGACGAGTACTTCCGGATCAAGGACATCCTCGGCCGCCGCCCCACCACGGCGGAGCTCGCGATGTACAGCGTCATGTGGAGCGAGCACTGCTCCTACAAGAGCTCGAAGGTGCACCTGCGCCAGTTCGCTGACCTGCCCCGGAGCGAGGCCCTGCTCGTCGGCATCGGCGAGAACGCCGGCGTCGTCGACGTGGGCGAGGGCTACGCGGTCACCTTCAAGGTCGAGAGCCACAACCACCCGAGCTACGTCGAGCCCTACCAGGGCGCGGCCACCGGTGTCGGCGGCATCGTCCGCGACATCCTGACCATGGGTGCGCGCCCGATCGCGGTGATGGACTCGCTCCGCTTCGGTCGCGCCGACGCCCCCGACACCGCCCGCGTCCTTCCCGGCGTGGTCGCCGGCGTCGGCGGCTACGGCAACTGCCTGGGCCTGCCCAACATCGGCGGCGAGCTGCTGTTCGACGACTGCTACGCGGGCAACCCGCTGGTCAACGCACTGTGCGTCGGCGTCATGAGGCACGAGGACGTGCGCCTGGCCAAGGCGGAGGGCGTCGGCAACAAGGTGATCCTCTTCGGCGCCCGCACCGGCGGCGACGGCATCGGCGGCGTCTCTGTGCTGGCGTCGGAGACCTTCGACGCCGAGGGACCGGCCAAGCGGCCCGCCGTGCAGGTCGGTGACCCGTTCACCGAGAAGCTGCTCATCGAGGCGTGCCTCGAGATCTTCGCCCAGGACCTCGTCACCGGCATCCAGGACCTCGGCGGCGCCGGGCTGTCCTGCGCCACGTCGGAGCTGGCCAGCGCCGGCACCGGCGGCATGCACGTCGACCTCGACGCCGTCCCGCTGCGCGACAGCACCCTGACGCCCGCCGAGATCCTGATGAGCGAGTCGCAGGAGCGCATGTGCGCGATCGTCGAGCCGGACAAGGTGGAGAAGTTCCTCGCCGTCTGCCGCAGGTGGGACGTGCTGGCCACCGTCATCGGTGAGGTCACCGACGGCGACCGGCTGACCGTCGACTGGCACGGCCAGCGGATCGTCGACGTCCCGCCGCGGACCGTCGCCCACGAGGGGCCGGTCTACGAGCGGCCGATGCGCCGCCCCGCCGACCTCGACGACCTGCAGGCCGACGACGCCGCACGCCTGCCCCGGCCGCAGAACGGCGCCGAGCTCCAGGCGCACTGGCTCGCGGTCGTCGCCAGCCCGGACGGCGCGGACAAGACCTGGGTCACCGAGCAGTACGACCGCTACGTCCGCGGCAACACCGTGCTGGCCCAGCCCGAGGACGCCGGCGTCGTCCGCATCGACGAGGACAGCCACCGCGGCATCGCGCTGTCCCTCGACGGCAACGCGCGCTTCGCCCGCCTCGACCCCTACACCGGCGCCAAGCTGAACCTCGCCGAGGCGTACCGCAACGTCGCGGTGTCCGGCGCCAAGCCGCTCGCCGTCACCAACTGCCTCAACTTCGGCTCGCCGGAGGAGCCCGAGGTCATGTGGCAGTTCGCGCAGGCCGTCCGCGGCCTCGCCGACGGCTGCCGTGAGCTCGGCCTGCCGGTCACCGGTGGCAACGTCAGCCTCTACAACCAGACCGGCGACGTCGCGATCAACCCGACGCCGGTCATCGGCGTGCTCGGTGTGCACGACGACGTCCGCACGCGGGTGACCTCCGGCTGGCGCGAGGACGGCGAGACCGTGCTGCTGCTCGGTGACACGGAGCCCGAGTTCGGCGGTTCCGCCTGGGCGAGCGTCGTGCACGGCCATCTCGGCGGTCGCCCTCCGGCGGTCGACCTGGAAGCCGAGAAGGCGCTGGCCGAGCTGCTCGGTGCGCTCAGCCGCGAGGGGCTCGTCTCCACCGCGCACGACGTCGCCGACGGCGGCCTGGCGCAGACCCTCGCCGAGTCGGCGCTGCGTCACGGCACCGGTGCGCGGCTGCAGCTCGGGAACGATCCCTTCACCGCGCTGTTCAGCGAGTCGGCCGGCCGCGCGGTCGTCACCACCACCGACCCGGGTGCGGTCAAGGCGACGGCCCAGTGGGCCGGCGTCTCCGTCACCGAGCTGGGGACGACGGGTGGCGACTCCCTCACCGTGGACGGCCTCCTCGAGCTACCGCTCGCCGAGCTGCGGGCCGCGTGGACCGCCACCCTGCCGGCGCTGTTCGGCGGGCCGGAGCACAGCACGCCGCTGACCGTCCCGGCGGGCACCGTCCCGACGTCCTGATGCCTCCGCCGATCCCCGCGGACGAGCTCCGGGCGGCCGTCGACCCGGTGCGCCCGTGGCTCGCGGGGGAGGAGGAGCAGCCGGACCGGCGGACGGTCGGCGCGGCGGTGAAGACCAGCACGCGGTGGCTGGCCCAGCAGGTGCCGGGCCGGTCGGTCGAGCTGCGGGTGCCGCCGCACGTCGCCGTCCAGTGCGTCGAGGGCCCGCGGCACACCCGGGGCACGCCGCCGAACGTGGTCGAGACCGACGCGGCGACCTGGCTGCGGCTGGCCACCGGTCAGCTGAGCTGGGCGCAGGCGGTGGCCGACGGGAAGGTCAGCGCCAGCGGCAACCGCGCCGACCTCGGTGCCTACCTTCCCCTGCGCCCCCTCCGAGCTTTCGGTACCGAAAGCTGAGCCCGCCGACGGAGCTTTCTGTACCGAAAGCTCGGAGTCAGCCGGTGAACAGCTTGAGAGCCGTCCTGACGGTCTGGAAGAGGCCGTAGGCCAGCGGCACGCCCACCAGCGTCCAGGCGAAGCCGATGAGCGCCGCCGGGGTGTGGGTGCTCCGTTGCTGGTCGTTCGTCGACAGGGCCGAGCTCATCGGGCGGCACTCCGTTCCGGGGTGTGGTGCTCGTGGGTGAAGTCCTCGACGGCCTTCTTCGGTTCGTGCCACTTGTCCGCCACCGGCTTCACCAGCAGGTTCGCGACGAAGCCGACGGCGAGCAGGCCGACCATGATGAACAGGGCGGGCCGGTAGTCACCGGCCACGAGCTGACCGGGCGTCCCCCGCGCATCCAGCACGCCGTTGATGATCAGGGGGCCGGCCACGCCCGCCGCGGCCCAGGCCGTCAGCAGCCGGCCGTGGATGGCGCCGACCTGGTAGGTGCCGAACAGGTCGCGCAGGTACGCCGGGATCGTCGCGAACCCGCCGCCGTAGAAGCTGATGATGACGGCCGCGGTGAGCACGAAGATCCAGGTGGCGGTGCTCCCCAGGATGGCCAGGACGAGGTACAGGACGATGCCGACGCCGAGGTAGACCATGTAGATCGGCTTGCGGCCGAGGTAGTCCGACGTCGAGGACCAGACGAACCGCCCGGCCATGTTGAACAGCGACAGCACGCCGACGAAGCCCGCCGCCGCCGAGGCCGCGACCAGGGACCCGTCCCCGGTTCGGAAGAAGTCCTGGATCATCGGGGCGGCCTGCTCGAGGATGCCGATCCCGGCCGTGACGTTGCAGAAGAGAACCGTCCACAGCAGCCAGAACTGCGGCGTCCGGATCGCGTTGTTCGCCGACACGTTCTCCGTGGTCACGAGCGCCTTCTTCTTCACCGACGCCGGGTCGAAACCCTCCGGCTTCCAGTCCGCCGCGGGCACCCGCACCAGGAAGGCGCCGAACATCATGAACAGCAGGTAGACCAGGCCCAGGGTCAGGAACAGCTTCGCGACGGCGTCACCGCTGGCCACCGACGCCGTGTCGGTGGGCACGTAGGACGGGTCGTAGAAGCTCATCAGCTGACGGGACAGCGGCGAGGCGATCAGCGCGCCGCCACCGAAGCCCATGATCGCCATGCCCGTCGCCAGACCCGGGCGGTCGGGGAACCACTTGATCAGCGTGGAGACCGGCGAGATGTAGCCGATGCCGAGGCCGATGCCGCCCAGGACCCCGTAGCCGAAGTACAGGAGCCACAGCTGCTCGGTGGCGATGCCGAGCGAGCCGATGAGGAAGCCCGAGACCCAGAAGACGGCGGAGGTGAACATCGCCGCGCGAGGACCGTTGCGGTCCACCCACGTGCCGAACAGGGCCGCCGACAGGCCGAGCATCACGATGGCGATCGAGAAGATGATCCCGATCGCGGTGAGGCTGGTGTCGAAGTGCTCGACCAGCGCCACCTTGTAGACGCTCGTGGCGTAGGCCTGACCGATGCACAGGTGGACGGCGAGGGCGGCCGGCGGGATCAGCCAGCGGTTGAACCCAGGCCGGGCGACGATGCGCTCACGGG from Blastococcus sp. PRF04-17 encodes the following:
- the purD gene encoding phosphoribosylamine--glycine ligase codes for the protein MRVLVIGSGAREHALCVALSSDAGVSALACAPGNAGTRALAEPFALDVADPVAVSALAADWRADLVVIGPEVPLVAGAVDAVRDAGIACFGPSRQAAQLEGSKSFAKHVMAAAGVPTARSWPVGGPAELETALDEVTAVASGAPYVVKDDGLAAGKGVLVTPDRDAAAAHGRAVLDAGHSVLVEEYLDGPEVSLFAVTDGTTVVPLVPAQDFKRRDDGDRGPNTGGMGAYAPLPWAPPGLVDEVLATVLQPTVDEMARRGETFSGLLYAGLALTSRGVRVVEFNARFGDPETQVVLPLLETPLAGLLHAAATGTLAQHPPLRWRPGSAVTVVVAAPGYPQAPRTGSPITGAEGEGVLHAGTAVAADGSVVSAGGRVLSVVGLGPDLAAARQAAYERVAACGWPMRTGAPTSRWPPSRGGSPCRERHRCTRRRRDLEPRLRSLPALRPPGGRRARRRPAVSRDGHERRSALRRGGPRARPAGTGGGRLPPARPGRRSGGRRGDRPPGGGAAGGRPGRGRGPGGGGEPALRRGAARVGRDDRPGVPGPPRPPSGGLRARVRLSPR
- a CDS encoding AI-2E family transporter, producing MLLVGLAVVAGIITLVVERFTAGFSDLAEQVSEGLDQVESFVVRTFPITQGQLEDAVTQAQDFLVGSQEQLATGAISTATTVGHVFTGIVLALFTLFFFLKDGRSIWLWLVGLFPRDARAYLDEAARRSWRTLISYVRATVAVALVDAVGIGIGLAVLGVPLVIPLAALVFLGAFIPIIGSFLAGSVAVLVALVSVGPIKALIALGIVIAVMQLEGHVLQPLLLGRAVHVHPLAVVLAIAAGLLVAGIFGALIAVPVVACANVAGTYLSRRHEGPRPPEPRPERARPAVSAG
- the purB gene encoding adenylosuccinate lyase, translating into MAGGTPMIERYTLPEMGRVWSDQHKYELWCRVETLVLEAHAAAGRVPADVVEPVRNAPPPTPERVAEIEETTQHDVIAFLTAWADNTSPRSAAAFVHHGMTSSDLLDTALAVQLTDATDVLLAKADRLVAALRDHGLAHRDTIKVGRTHGVHAEPDVWGHRVADLAFAAARSRDRLREARARVGVVAISGAVGTYSLIDPSVEAHVADALGLRPADASTQVVLRDSISEWVSALAIIATVCEAIALEVRHGQRTEVRELSEAFGSGQKGSSAMPHKKNPIRSERIAGLARVVRAAIVPVMEGIPLWHERDISHSSTERVFLPDAAITTDYLLDLTAGLVENLVVDVDRMRANLESTGGLIYTSSVLLELVEGGLSREDAYSLVQSAAMETWNSGVPFRETLRARAASSDVQLDEARLDEICRPEQYVANLGPLFDRLAKLS
- a CDS encoding phosphoribosylaminoimidazolesuccinocarboxamide synthase; its protein translation is MIDLPLVARGKVREIYDASSPAAPDRLLLVASDRISAYDHVLPTPIPDKGRVLTQLSVWWFGQLAPVLDSFGASHHLVSADDVPEEVAGRGMLVRRLEMLPVECVARGYLSGSGTVEYSRTGSIRDVALPAGLVEGSRLPAPVFTPSTKAAVGEHDEAIDFSAVVAAVGARRAEQLRELTLALYSRAAEIALGAGIILADTKFEFGLAGDSLVLGDEVLTPDSSRFWPAATWSPGAVQPSYDKQFVRDWLTSSGWDRVSPPPELPDDVVAATRERYVTAFEQLTGQTFA
- a CDS encoding alpha/beta fold hydrolase; this encodes MRRTRGGIAYFTGGEGDSLLLVLHGLGATAAVWRRLLPLADQSWPGRWAAPDLRGHGLSVAEAPYGYGTHAGDMAALVTELGASRVTVLGHSFGGVVGAVLGSGLFGVQVERVVALGVKIDWTVDEVARTQAMSVRPAQVFATPAEAADRHLKLAGLGGLVDPSDPVARAGVRRADRGWMAAFDPRAFGAVGPSVETILSRSAAPLRLAAGSGDAMVGIDAMRRVDPGAVVVDGAGHNAHWEAPEQVLRLLH
- a CDS encoding endonuclease domain-containing protein, which codes for MAIPLQKEDIRVHLTVATGSALRSRADRSIHRSPLAASEVVERSGFRLTTPQRTWRDLAATLVPAALLAVTDQLLARWCSASDVRAQLDLRPSGRGSARAREVLPIADPRAESPMESVLRWLLHEAGVPAPELQYVIRTAEGTFRADLAWPRAKLLVEFDGAIHRDGDVFVRDLRRQNALVAAGWTVLRFSGADVLGRPLDVVAAILRALGG
- the purS gene encoding phosphoribosylformylglycinamidine synthase subunit PurS — encoded protein: MARVVVDVVLKPEISDPQGQAVLGALGRLGHDSVTSVRQGKHFVLDVEGTPDEAELKQIAETLLANPVIEDVELHLPAD
- the purQ gene encoding phosphoribosylformylglycinamidine synthase subunit PurQ yields the protein MRIGVITFPGSLDDVDAARAVRLAGGEPVSLWHADHDLRDVDAIVLPGGFSYGDYLRAGAIAARSPLMQDVVGAAKTGLPVLGICNGFQVLCEAGLLPGALTRNSHLHFRNRDQVLVVERADTAWTSDYAEGQRIVIPVKNGEGRYVGSDADLDRLEGEGRVVFRYADGNPNGSSRDIAGVTSENGRVVGLMPHPEHAVEDLTGPSTDGLGFFTSVLKAVVNA